The following nucleotide sequence is from Macaca nemestrina isolate mMacNem1 chromosome 16, mMacNem.hap1, whole genome shotgun sequence.
GAAGCAAGCTTGGAGTTTTCTTGTTGAGCACATGGGCTCCTGAGCAGGTGCAGCCTCAGCTACTCCTCATTACCTTTCACCAGGCAAGCCACGCCTGTAAGAGCTCACTTTCACGGCGCATGTCTGGATTGACTTACTATCTAAATTTCTCTTAGTGCTGCAGCAAGAGAGTCCTCTGCAGCATAGGAAGGTAGCATCAGAACTCCCTGGGGTAGGATCAGGTTTCTGGATGATGCATTTCTATCAGTTCTCCTGAGTTCCAGCAGACAGCAGATTCGACTTGCAACCAAACAGACATATGAAAGTAAATGTGCACTCCTAACATTTTGTAACCTGCCTCCCACAAAACAGAAGGCACTCTTCCCTTTGCCTTATTCCCTGCCTTGCTCTTGACATTTTTACAGCCGACTTTGCATTTCTGACACCTCCCACTTGAATTGGCTTCTGGTCTCTCCTGGCCTGAGAATCCCAGTCACGTGACCCATCCCAGTGCACACTCTCGGCTCTCTTTACGGCCAGGCCACACTCCTCCTTGCCTTGACATTTAGGGCCTgtcatttcttttcctcttctgctCCAATAAATCAGGACCAGTCAATCAACATTCACTGCCCCCTGGGTGGTGTTTAGGGAAGCTGATGCTGGGCTGAGGAGGCTTTTCTGTGTGCACGGGGGTTGAAAGCAAGCATTGCCTTTCTGCTCCCATCCTGTGGCTTAGCGACAGTGAGAATGAAACCCTGGGCAGGAGCCCAGGCTCCATGTTCAGGTGTTTTGTCTGACTTGTACAAAGCTGAGTGCTCAACCCAGACAAAGCAACAATGGCCTGCTCCTGGGTGCTGCCTTGTTTATAGGTCAGACCTGTGCCACTGGTTTAGCTCGTTCACCTGAGAAAGTCTGGTGTGGAATGGAATGATCAGCAGCCTGAAGACACAGAGGCTGTGCCAGTTCtggccctccctgcctcccataCCACATGCTGGAACGTGGGTTTAATCCAGCCTAGAAGCAAAGGGAAGCAAACCTCTTGAGTGCCTAGTGGCGGGTGTTAAGTAATGCCCTTCAAGGGCATGAATGTATGGGAGGATAAAGTcatcagaaagagagaaagcagaaagcaAGGGAAGATAGGAAATGGGAGagatcaaaatgagaaaagaggaaaatgaatacACAAAGCGATCATTAGGCAGAGGAATAGCTGGCTGCCACTTACAACTCTTTGAGTGGCACTGATGCCATTTGTTATCCATCCCTGTTTCAAAGTGGAGTCAGGAGCTAGTGGATGCATGTGCTCTCTCCAGAGAAGACACACAGCTCAGATTTTCAAACCATGTTGCCTCCCATGGTTCCCTATATTAGAATTCAGCACAACTCTACTTGCTCAACTGTGAGAGGTCTTAACCAAAGGGTTTGAAGatgctttataaaaaataaataacctctGCAAAGGTAAGATGATATATTTTTCCTCCTGTTCACCACAAGACTTGAATACACACTATCAGCACAACCCCCAAAGGTAATTTTAAGATGCAGGTTTAGAAGATTCTTTCTAAAAGAGACCATGACAGGTAGGCTGATCAtaatatctggcacatagtaggtgttcaataaatgtctgAAATTGAGTTAGTGAATGATTGAATATGAGAGACAGattaagaagaatattttaaCAAGAAGATACTTGAGTAGTTAACACTGATATTTTTTCAGAACATCTGATTGTTTCTGTTCTGGGCCTCATAGATTTAAGGATGAGTGAGCTTTCTAAATGCACATTCACTGGCTGGCCTGAGATCATACATACATGCTCCAGGGTGCTAAGTGCAAGGAAGATTTGGACAATGCACAGTAATGGCAGAGGTTGAACCTGGCCAGGAGATTCTGGAGAGGTCTCTAGAAAAGCAGGTTCCAAAGGGGCTGAGGTCTCACCAAGCAGACCAGGCCCTGGAAGACAAACATAAAGATAGCAAAGGTATGAAACAGCCTATTGTGTCAGAGAGGTGCAATAGAATGGCTTGGTCAAATCAGAGAAgagtgtgtggggggggggtgaGTGTTGGAGGGTGGGGCAACCACTGGCCTTTTTGGTCACCATAGGTTTTTCAGTGCCTTCTATGTGACCAAACACTGGCATTCATAGGTTCACTTATTTAGCTCCTCCAGGGAAGCTGAAATCCCATGTATAAGCTATTGCCTTGTCATCTGGGAGGGTGTGTGTATACCCATGTCTCCCTAAGGACTCATGGTTTATGGTAGAGGAGAAtgatcttttattttcaaatcgCCTCATGGTGCTTATCTGGTTTCTAGTCTGTATTTCACTCTGCTGTGAACTACCTTGGGGCAAAACCTTCCTGCTTTTTGAGCACAGTGAGCACAAAAGAGTTTTACTGAACGGATGGATGCATGGGTAGACAATGGCTGGACAGGACAGGTGGCTGTTCAGAATCCTATGAAAGCCCTTAAGCTCTGCTGTTCTCTCCTAAGACaggaaaattcatttttttaatcatgaGCACTCTTTCTTTATTACTAGCATTGCAAGTTCTCCCCCGAGGCGCAGAGCCCAGAAGAAATCATCATGGAATGAAAAGAGTCAAGGTTGGAGCCCCCAGAGAACTTAGCAAGAATGCCAAGTAAGGGCTGTATAGGAGGGTGGCCAGCACAGGCCCTGAGGcctgggaggaaggggaagggctTGGAGGCTTTGCAGACCCTCAGACTCTTGGGCCCCCAGCAGTACCCGCAGACACAAGTCCCAGTGCTGGAATATTGTGCACACATCTGCTGCAGAATACCTTGGGAGCCAAAGGATTTGATGAAGCTCAAATCAGAGTAGATAGAAGGCAATTATGTTTTTGCATCCTCGGCTCCTGCCACCCTGCAGCTCCCTGAGGATGCACTTGTGGCATTTGGGTGTTTTTCTCACAAAGgcctggagagagaaaaatagccACTCACCATCTAATAAATTATCCATCATGTGACCACTTCTGCCGGCCTTGTTCTGACACTTCTCCCCTTCTGATTGTAGACAATAATTACACTCTAATTGCTAAGATAATCTTGCTTATGGAGCTACAGCAGCAATGAAAAGCTGTCATTTGTTATGGCTCGTCCTGAATGTTGATTTAAGCAGAATTACACCTCAGTTCAATCTGAAGAGCAACCCCCACTCAAATGAGGCACGGTCTTTGGAAACCTGGAACTGGGCGCCACAGCATGTTTCTAGCTTCTCTCCTGGCCTAAGGGCTATACCTGACTTGAGAGAGGTCACTCATCAGCCCCTCCACAAACAGGGCCCTGCAGTGGGATGGATCCCTTTGTGTCGGAGGGCCACCCACCCGCAGTGGATAGAGAATGACTGCAGGAAGGCAGAGGGTGCACCTAATGCCCCCAACCAACAAGTGGATTTCCCTGCAATTCACATCGGCCTTTGACCCTGTGCCATTATCTCTTTTCTCAAAGCACATAACTGAATGGCAGAAAAATATCACAAACCATTAACGTGATCAGTGTTTATTGGACACCCCATATTCACATTGTTTGGTGCTGGATGCGTACAGCCTGTGAAGCTTATTTTCCTGCAACATGAGCACAGAGTCTGTGTGGAAGGCACAGGGCACATATGGAAATCTGCGGCAGTAGCATCGGACACACTAACGAGCATCAATTTTCAGATGGGGTAAAAGGGAGGAAGAGCTTGAGAGAAATGCCTGAGTGTGAGCTGCAGGGCAGGCTTGGCAATATAGGTCACTTGGTTGAATACTTCATTTATCTAATTCTATTTATTGAGGACCCACTAAGTGACAAGTATGGAACAAGGCaccaagaattttaaaaataatggaccATTGCCCAGAGATTTTGAAGAGCTCACATTCTGCTGAGAATTGAAGTGTgaatatactatataaataattGGAATACAATATCCATGGAGAGTAGGGAGTATTAGGAAAGCATCAAAGAAAGGCTGATGGATTCAGCCAGAGGGGATGGGAGCTAGCTTTGAATTAGGCCTGGAAAGGTTGGTGAACTTTTGAAAGGTTGGCTGCAGGCATTTTTGGCCTGGAAGCTGGAAGGGCATGGAGTAGTTAAAGTAATGTGAAGTAGTTCTGTGCGACCAAAGAGCATCTGGGGCAAGGCGTAGTGAGGGGATGCAGCTGGAGAGAGGCTGAGAATAGCTAGTTCTGAGAGCTTTTGAGTGTCCTGTGAAGGATGTGGGCTTTACATAACCGGCTCTAGGTAGACAGAGGACGTACACAGCCTCACTCTGGCCAGTGTGGAGGGGACtggatggaaggagggaaggcCAGGGCTAGCAAGGCCTGCAGGAAAGTGGGCAGCATTACTGGAGTTGCAGGAAAACCTTTCAGAGATGCATGGGAGATGGAGTTCATTCGGCTCTtatgttgtttttctctcttcaatgCCTTTCGGGTACCCCTACACACAGTTGTCTTATAATTCTCCTAATTTTCTTATTCTGGAAGCCTTTCCATATATTTCTCTTGGGCTCTGAgttctattctctatttctgtaATGTTAGGCTGCATGATCAGTTGTGTCTTTGGTTGGGGATGAGACACACCAGGGTGCACACTCAAGTTAGTGGAAGTTTCCTACCACAGGCTGGACTCAATCTGAAGTCCCTTTTTATGGTTGAAACAACTCTTTTCAAGTTGGTAGATTCTCACCTGAAGCAGAAGTTATTTGCTTAAGGATCTGGACCCCTTTCTACGTACTCCATCAGGGGTGTTAATCATTCAGGGGTCAAAAGTCAGCTGGCCTATAAACACAAATTTACTGGACACCTGCTGTTTACACATCACACTGCTATTCCAGGTTGTGTTCAAGAAAGAGTCTAGACTCTGAGTCTCTGCAAAAGTCCTTTTAATCCCTTCCACTGCCAACAATGCTTGCTGCTGGCTTGGGACAGCCTGCCTATGTGCTGTTGCAAAATGAATCTCTCTTAAAACACTCACAAAACCTGACACATGTCAGTCAGTTGGACTCCCAGCACCTGCCAATGGACACAGAAACAAGAGAAGGGCTGGTTTCTGGACTGCCTTCCAGATAATAAATCTAGCCATATGGAGGAAGCAGCCTCTCCTTTGGAGATGGTAAATCAATtttcctaaaaacaaacaaatctgcatttctctgagcctgtttttcCCATTTCCCAAAGTTAACATATTCTGgataataaaacaaaaggaaaatactaGGTTGATGCAGCACCTCCTATGTATGTGATTATCTGTAAAATATCATACTGGGTACTACAGGCTCATAAAGAAACCAAGGCTTGGCCTCTGACCTCATAGACCTTATATTCTACTTGGAGATGTACAGAGCTGGATTAATACATTTAGGGGCTCCAACCTGAAATGATTATAGTCCTTCCCACCCATATacagatacttaaaaaaaaaaacctagaattCATGTGTAAGCAAAATTTCTACATGTTCTTATTGTAAAACTCTGGTTAAGTTAATTGAATTGACGATAAGCTTTTCTCGTGCTCTGGTATCCTTGTTTTGTTGGTGTTCTAAGCATGGGCTTCATCTACGTACTAGTAACCTGGATGGGCCATAACTATGCACATCAGAAGCTGTAAAACTGTATATACCAGACAATATTATAAGGAGAAAAGTACATGGTGAGTCCCTGTGTCattcagggttctccagaaaaacagaaccaagaggagaggggtgggtgtgtgtgtgtgtgtgtgtgtgtgtgtgcgcgtgcgtgtgtgtgttgagaaagagggagagagagtttTATTTCAAGGAATTCACTTAAGTGATTGTGGGGGTGGCTTGAAAGTCTAAAATTTGTAGTGATGGAtagcaggctggaaactcaggcagagGTGAAGGTACACTCCACAGGCAGGATTTCTTCTTCCCCAGGGAAACCTCAGTTCTGTTCCTAAGGCTTTTCACTGATTGAATGAGGTCCACCCATACTAGTGACAATAATCTCCTTCACTTAAAGTCAAGTGATTGTAGATGTTAATCATATCTACAAAATATTGCCATAGCAACACCTAGATAAGTGTTTGATTAACTGGCTacagcctagccaagttgacacataaaacagACCGTCACAGTCCCCAGTAAAGGTGTAGCCATGAGCACTGTGGATGGTCAGAGATGGGAATCTGAGGATGTGATAGCTGGAAGGGAATTTAGAGATCACCAAATTTAATCTTCATGCACAGGGAAAGTGCCTGCCGTGCTTGGTTTGTATGAAGTATTGAAAACAGGTTTTCCCAATCCAGTAGCATGTTTTACGTGAGGGATTCAAGTGGACTTTCACAGAGGCACGGGGTCTGGATTCTTTCTTGATCAGGGCATGGTGAATCAGAATGTACATAGCAGATgtccaaataatattttttaattagatcacattggATCTAGGCCTAAGGCTTAGTCCTATCCTTTGAGGACAGGATTCAAGACTATCGTTTCACTGATATATATCCCTAGGGCCTAGCCTAGTCTTAGTACGTAATAGGTGCTCAAAAGCATTGGTGGAATTCATTAATAGAATGAATGCATGGAATTCAGGCCAGTTGGATGTGCACTATCCTGATTCTATCATAGGAATGTAGACAGAGAAAGGAATTATTCTAAGCATGaatctgagtttcctcatctgtcggATGGAAATGCTAATATATTACCTTTCTAACAGGTGTATCCAAAGGAGTATCTGAGCAAATACATCTAATTATCACAGCgcttggcatatagtagatgctcaataatcAGTAGTGATTACTatgacaatattttttttttaaactcttttttttcattatgctttaagttctggggtacatgtgcagaatgcagttttgttacatagttatgcacatgccatgatggtttgctgcacccatcaacctgtcacctacattaggtatttctcctaatgttatccctcccctagccccccaccccccaacaggccccagtgtgtgatgttcccctccctatgtccatgtgttctcattgttcaactcccacttatgggtaagaacatgcggtgtttgttttttttttgttcttgtgctagtttgctgaaaatgatggtttccagcttcatccatgtccctgaaaaggacatgaactcatcctcctttatggctgcatggtattccatggtgtatctgtgccacattttctttattcagtctattattgatggacatttgggttggttccaagtctttgctattgtgaatagtgctgcaataaacatacgtgtgcatgtctttatagtagaatgatttataatcctttgagtatatgcccagtaatgggactgctgggtcaaatggcatttccagttctagatccttaaggaatcgccacactgtcttccacaatggttgaactactttacactcccacccacagtgtaaaagcgttcctatttctccacatcctctccagcatctgttgtgtaCTGACTTTTTGaggatcgccattctaactgatgtgagatggtatctcactgtggttttgatttgtatttctctaatgaccagtgatgatgagcattttttcatatgtctgttggctgcataaatgtctttttttgagaagtgactATAACAATATTTCACACAATACAACTCTTGTAGATGCTGGAGGTGCCATGCTCAGAGCACCTTTACCAGCCATGCACCCATCCTCCAGCTCTGGATACTGTCAACAGCTCACAGCTGCCCACTTTTCCAGAGAATTGCTCTCTATTGAAATAAGAGATGTGTTCACTAGGAGGTTATGGGTTCCTGTCCCCAGGGGGATAGCCCACAGCCAATGACTGATccacacagaaagacaaagggTTGGCCAACCCCATAGCTCAAGGTGATCAGGCTGCAGCCAGTCTCCAGCTGAGCTCTCCTCTAGCTTTTCTCCCTGCCTATTATGCTCCTCTCACTCCCTTTCTCCTGAGAGCATGACCTCAGTAAATCACTTGACCAAGAGTCCTTGTCTTAGACTCTGCTTCTAGGGAACCTAACAAGACACTGTTACTTGGAGACAGCCGCCAACTTTTTGCCTGTGCAATAATGCCATTTTCTGGTTGTGATTCTGATATTCAGACCCCTGAGTGAGTCTCTGCCACGAAATGTTCTTAGCTAGAAGAAGAACATGGCCTTGCAACTGCAGCTGGCAGCTGGCACTTGGCTCATCCACAGCTAACCTCCTCAATCAGCGAGGCTGGTGTACTCATCTTCTTTGTGTTACATTTTGCCTAATTCTGCCTGCCCGAGTCAATTCAATCAGCCTAGCTTGTTCCATAAACCAAATAATCACAAGTTCAACCACCAAGGCTTGAATTTCAGGGAaaacattcactcactcactcattcattcattcctccaaCAGTTATGGAGTGTTGTCCACAAAGCCACGTACTGGAGATGTAGCTACTAACATAGATAAGACATGCCCTCTGGGAACTCACAGTCTGGAGGgagaaatggacaaataaatAGGCAACTGCAAAGGCGTCTGTGATCCATTCTGTAATATGATGCTATGAGAACACAGAGGAGATGAACCAGGATGGAGGTCAAATGGATTGGTCTTCATTGCGGTTGACctaaacagaaataaatagaatagatatCCCTTAGCACACTGCAAACCAAAGTGGTTACGTCAAAGAAGAAGGTGTCACATGTACAAAGATGTGTAGTTTTAAGCACAAAGAATGGTTGCCTAGTGATGGACAGAATAAAGAGATATAAATGCAAAaggactctgccttctgtgtTATTACTGCTGTAGCTTTTctcccactcactcactcacttccTGGGACTCAAAGAAAGTGCAGCTGAATTAGATGGTTTTTAGCTGGGGACTGGCTAGATCAGTGGAAATCACAACTGAGTTCTCCCACTGCCTTTCTATCCAACAGCACTGTGGATCACCCGCAGACAAGGTCAGGATGCAGTGGTCTCACTGCACGGCTGCCTTATTATTGCTTATTCCTCCTGTGCCATTCATCAATCTACTCTGGCAAGACATGCAGAGGTTATAGCCTAATTATGAGGTTAGGAATGTTAATTGTTCTATGTTGACATTAGTGTAGCTGGTGCTAATGGGAAACTAATTACTACTCTGTGCCTTTACGGCCATTTTCATTGCCCTCTTGTAGTTTTGTAGTTATTTGGCTATAGATGGTAATGACTTAATATGTGGCTGCTGTTATTGCTTTGACTGTACAATTGGGAGAGTAGGAAAAGAGGAGGTGTTTTGGAGAAGTCGGAGCCTTTTAAATACTTTTACTtttcttaaggtttttttttttttctttgcaaggGGTTTCCTTGGGCAGTAAGAATGTGAAATTCTAAAAATACCAGTGTTTTGGTGTTTCGAGGACCCCAAGATCTTACTCATAAGTCAGCTGTTGTTGATCATGTGCTGGACTCTGAAAGATGAAGAGTGCTCCCGGTCTCTCTGAATGCCACCTCCCACCCACTTTCCTGAGCTGTAGGCCCAGAGGTCAATCTAGATCTCTCCATGTCACTTATTCTCCAGTGCCCCACGTCCAGTCACTCTCGAAGCCCATTGATTGTATCCTGAGCATCTCCCTTCTGTTGCCTCCTCTCTGGTGCTGATCACGGCTCTGCTTATCTATCTTTTCCTTGGACCACTGATTGGCAACCACCAACTTACCAGTCTCTGCACCTCTATTTTcagactctatttttaaaatcctccaATGGCTCTTCTTtgactacaaaataaaatacaaactcctTTTCAAGACACTTCAAGAGCTAACCCTTGCCCACCTTTTTAACTTCTTCTTCCACATTTCCTTCTCGTTTCCAATAGCCCCATGTAGCACTCATTATTTGTTCTTCTCCAGGTACATCATGCtatctcctcctgcctccatgcTGGCGCATATGCTGCCCTTCCTCCCTGGAATGCCCTCATCTTCCAGAGGCTGCTCCATTTGAGAGCCTTCCCTGATTCATCCAGGCAAATTAACAGATAATAACTGTTTTATCTACTAAATATTAAACTCTCTCAAGGCAGGGTCTATATTTGCCTTATTTACCACTGTGGTCACAAGCCTGTTATATCACCTGGCCTATGGAGAGTACACACTAAATATTCAACATAAGGAACTGAAAAAGTCTGTATTATGGTTTGGATATAGTTTATTTGTTCCCACCAAACTCATGTTGAACTTTGACCCccattgtggtggtggtgggaggtggggcctaatgggaggtgtttgggtcacaggggcagatccctcatgaatggcttgtcATGGTTCTCACCAAGTGACTGAGTTCCTGCTCTGGGGAGGCTAGACTAGTTCTTGTGAGAGTGGATTTATTTCCAAAAGAGTGCGTTGGTATAAAACCCAGAGTCCCTTAGGTTTTGCCTCTCTTCACAAGTATTCGCTTCCCCTGTGACCTTCTCTGCCATGTTTTTCAACCCAGCACGTGGTTCTCACCAGATGCTGAGCAGatgttggcaccatgcttctCGTACTTCCCAGACTGCAGagctgtgagctaaataaacctcttttctttataaattacctaggcttaggtattctattatagcagcatTGAACAGACTTAGGAAAGTCCTCAAGGCAAGACATACTTTTGATATCTACTTAGACACACAGATTAAAAGGTTACATAACCACATCTCTTTCTAGAGATAGGTTGCAAATGAATGTTTTCATGCATAACATTTCAAGTAATACATTGAAACCTCATCAATTCAGACTAATGggagcaggaaagaaaaaagttcttttaaatttgtggTATATTTCAATTTCAGGCTTTTTACCTCAGGCCAGTTTATTTCAATATCTACcaagcacctaccatgtgctagGTATGGTCCTGGACACAACACTGGCTATATGAACATAAATATGACACGGTTCCTGACTTGGAGATGCCTAAAGCCCTTTGATAAATGCCTTTCTGTAGACTTAATACACCTATATTCACTCTAAATATAACTTGTTTCTTTAAATCATATGGTCATCTCTGCCTGGTTTTGTCTGGAACTTTCCTTCCTGCCTTGCCTATTTGGCTAATTATTACTTGCCTTTCCCACATCAAAACCTTCTCTGGCTAAGACCAcacctctccttctcttcctcctttccttccccagaATCATTCTCTCTGTTCCTCTTCTGTTTCCCCAGGGCCTTCCCTGTAGTCCTGTCCACTGCACCATCCTCACTCCTTTCCCGCTATTCTGTGTGTTCCTTCAGGGCAGTGACCATCATTTTATTCTGTCTTTctagcacagtggctgacacatGGGAGATGCTTAATGATTTTTGATGTTGttacaatgaatgaataaataaatgaagctaGAATTTTTAACTGGAGATCCTGCAAGCCTCTTTTTAATGAATTGTTTTGTAATTGGGAACACTCACTCTTAGAGACCTAGGTTCCCAAAGTTCCTCAGTTTTCTCCCCTAGTCAACTAAGTTAACATCTCTTAGAGTATCTTATTACCTCAGGATTTTATCAGATTCAGCCATAGGAAATTGCTATGTTTTGTGCATCAAAAACAGCTGAATATCAGCACATCATTCAGATGGTTCAAACTAATACTTAACAAATCTGCTCAATACTAATGGTGCCAAGGTAAACATCAAAGTGTCCATATTCAAATGTTCTAGGTTCCAAATGAGAAGACTGGTTTCCTTACCTCATTCTGGGTCTCCCTGGCTTATGTTTCCAAAGCTATTCAGAATGATCTGCTAAGCCTGTTGCTTCTTTCCGCTTTCCTGACTGGGTCCACAAATGCTTAGAGAGCTGTGCAGAAATCATCCTTTTTAGAGTCACTTATGAAAGGTTAGCACTTATAGCCAGTTAGCAAAAGCCCAGTACAAAGCAAATGTATAATAATTGTCTTTGTATACCAAGTGGCACAATAACTGTTATTCATGCCATAGAGAGAATATCCAGTTGTTGGATGGAAGGGCTTGGGAGATGGTAGTTTGGTGAGGTCCCAATCTTTCTGGAAAGACAGTCACATTGCTTGTCCTTGGGACTTTAACTCTGCAGCCCTGCTCTTGTCCTATGTGGCCAACCTTCCCCACACCTCACCCCAGGACCAAGCTTTTGTGAGCTTCACAGCCTTTGCTCCATTTCCAAAGCAAGTGGTGCCACTGACTCTCAGCCTCTTGCCTCATTTCCTGTCTATGTCACTTTCACCTCTTAAATCTCACAACCAATATTTCTCCACAGGAATCACCCTAGACTTCTCTCCTTCATGGAGCCTGCATTTTCTCTGGTCACTCAAAATACCATTTCAGGATGTGTTGACAGATCACTTGGGACCCAACCCCCAGCACTACTTTTACTTGGCTGATGTTGTCCGGTGCCCCTCTCTGTTCTTTACCAGCCCCAGAGACAATGATTGACAGCTATCTGATCCAAAGGGGCAGAAAGAGGGATGAGAACATAGGCCTGCCTCCCAAAGGATCTTCCTTTTGCCATCGGTCAGGTTCAAATGTCATATAACATTGGTCAAAACTCAGCCTCCACTCACCTCCCTCCTCACACCCCATATTCCCCAGGCTGACCTGGAAAGGTGGAGGAAAAGAAGGCAGAAGGGAGAGGCGAAGCCCAAGCACCTGAGTATTTTTCTCAGGCAAGACTCAGGACTGCTCTGGACATTCAGAAGCTGAGTGTCCAAGTGTGCTGTGTAGTTCAAGGCCACCACCACTGCAGAGGCCAAGGACACCTTAGTAGGAACTCTAACCTGGCTCCCAGGGAGAGCTGCTTCCAGATTTGCCCTGTAGGCAAATTCACTCTTTTCACCCTCTAAACAAATAAGTCCTTGCTCCCATTTCCCATGATTTAGTCTTCAGTTTAAGTCTTTGGTCTCCTCTGGTCTATCAGCTCCCATCTCTCTCCcagtctttttctttattctgtgacATCTGTTGAATAAGGCACATAGGGTTTGTAGTCACTGTACTGTTCCTTGTGATTGTGAGGTAACAGGCTAATATtatcactttctcagaaagtcttcAAAATTATCATGTGGAGGTGATGCATTCATCTGCTGGGAGGTGTCTGTGTGGTCAGATAAGATGATGGCTACATTCCATTCCAATCCTGTCATTCAATCGTTCTCCCTTAGTGGGCAGCTCCAGGGAGCCACCAAGGGACGTGATAGTCCAAAGCATTCCGCTAAAACGGAATTCCAAACATGGTACCCACAACTTGGGTTTCTAATCTTCCATTTGTACATCTGCATGTAGTCTGTCTCTGATTTAGGGTTTAGGttcctctgtatttttctttttttcttctcctgccctttgAGAGTTTAATAAAAGTCAGAGGCATCTTGTAAATTGTGTCTCAAGAATCATTATCAAAGGCACCTCTTGCGCAATAATATATAGTACAAACACTAATGTGTGTGGCTTTATCAGCTAGATTGCATGAACGTAAAACAGCTCCCACACTTTTTAGCTGGAAAGGTATTTAAcgtctccgtgcctcagtttatTTGCCTGTAAAATAGGAATTATAATAGGATGTACCATAGTGTTCACCGTGAAGATTAAGTGACTTAATGTATACAAGCACTTACAACAGTCTTTGGCAAATAGATGACAACATATATATTATCCGTAATAATATGGTGGAAATAGTTATTCTCTCTCTTGAGTGTTCCTCGGCAGTTTAGAACTCAGGGATCCCCTTGAAGATGCCCCCGGATCTCCCGAAGTCTCTGGGCCTCTGAGAATCGCTAGTTTAGCAGAAAGAGTCCCAGACAAGAGGTCAG
It contains:
- the LOC105491714 gene encoding uncharacterized protein isoform X4, whose protein sequence is MAEVEPGQEILERSLEKQVPKGLRSHQADQALEDKHKDSKALQVLPRGAEPRRNHHGMKRVKVGAPRELSKNANLKMNSWRVRPCMTTGRSRKLVGTESGQNGWCTCFAVTSTAAPEESAERTGT
- the LOC105491714 gene encoding uncharacterized protein isoform X2 yields the protein MAEVEPGQEILERSLEKQVPKGLRSHQADQALEDKHKDSKALQVLPRGAEPRRNHHGMKRVKVGAPRELSKNANLKMNSWRVRPCMTTGRRKLVGTESGQNGWCTCFAVTSTAAPEESAGTHQGRDSALSLLE
- the LOC105491714 gene encoding uncharacterized protein isoform X1 produces the protein MAEVEPGQEILERSLEKQVPKGLRSHQADQALEDKHKDSKALQVLPRGAEPRRNHHGMKRVKVGAPRELSKNANLKMNSWRVRPCMTTGRSRKLVGTESGQNGWCTCFAVTSTAAPEESAGTHQGRDSALSLLE
- the LOC105491714 gene encoding uncharacterized protein isoform X3, which produces MAEVEPGQEILERSLEKQVPKGLRSHQADQALEDKHKDSKALQVLPRGAEPRRNHHGMKRVKVGAPRELSKNANLKMNSWRVRPCMTTGRSRKLVGTESGQNGWCTCFAVTSTAAPEESAELFGEQ
- the LOC105491714 gene encoding uncharacterized protein isoform X5, whose protein sequence is MAEVEPGQEILERSLEKQVPKGLRSHQADQALEDKHKDSKALQVLPRGAEPRRNHHGMKRVKVGAPRELSKNANLKMNSWRVRPCMTTGRRKLVGTESGQNGWCTCFAVTSTAAPEESAERTGT